The sequence below is a genomic window from Denitratisoma sp. DHT3.
GGCACCCAGCCCAACGTCTATTACGTGCCGCCGCTGTCGCCGCCCGCCGTCGACATGCACGGCAAGGTGGACCCCTCCAAGCCGCGCATCCCGACGGAATACCTGGAAGGTTTGTTCGGTCCCCGGGTCAAGGACGTGCTGGCCGTGCTGGAGGCCGAGAAGGAGAAAAAAGCCAAGGGGCTGCCCTCGGAGTTGATGGACACCCTGATCGTCTACAAGTGGCCCGAAAACATCTTCCCGGACTTCGTCCAGGACCCGGCGAACCTTTAAGAGGAATACGGCGATGACATTGACGCGGCGTAGTTTCATCGGTGGCGCCTTGGCCCTTTCCGGCGGTGCCCTGGCCCTTTCCCTTGTGCAGTTGCAGTGGAAAGGTGGCGTAGGCAGCACCGGGACGGCGACTCCCTTCAAATTCTCGGGGGTCACCTACACCGGCTTCGAGGACGTGTATCGGGGCAAGTGGAAGTGGGACAGCGTGGCCAAGGGCACCCACTTCGTCAATTGCTGGTACCAGCGCGGCTGCAACTGGAACGTGTATGTGAAGGACGGCGTGGTCTGGCGCGAGGAGCAGGCGGGCATCTACGAGCCCATCGACCCCAAGATTCCCGACTACAATCCGCGCGGCTGCCAGAAGGGCGCCTGCTACTCGGAACGGATGTACGACGAGTCGCGCCTGCGCCACCCCTTGAAGCGGGTGGGCGAGCGCGGCGGCGGCGGCTGGAGGCGGGTCAGTTGGGACGAGGCACTGACCGATATCGCCGACAAGATGATCGACGTGATGATCAGCAGCGACGGCCCCGGTTCCATCGTCTGGGACCAGGGCACCGCGCAGACCAACGGCGGCGCCGGCCTGGCGATGCTGCGCACCACGCTGGTGCTGGACACGCCGGTGCTCGACGTGAACACCGAGATCGGGGACCATCGGCCCGGTCTCGGGGTGACGATCGGCAAGATGACGTTCTGCAGTTCCTCGGACGATCTGTTCCATTCCGACCTGATCTTCATCTGGGGCGGCAATCCGATCTACACCCAGATTCCCAACGCCCACTTCATCACCGAGGCCCGCTACAACGGGGCCAGGATCATCACCATCGCCCCGGATTATTCGGCCTCCGCGGTCCATGCCGACCAGTGGGTGCCGGTGAAGGTGGCGACCGACGCGGCCCTGGGCCTGTCGATGGCGCACGTGATGATCGAGGAGGGCATCTACAACCGCAAGTTCGTCCAGGAGCAGACCGATCTGCCCCTGCTGGTGCGCGTCGACAACGGGCGTTTCCTGCGCGAATCCGACATGAAGTCGGGTGGCGCCGAGGATCGTTTCTATTTCTACGACAGTACGAGCAAGGCCGCGGTGCTGGCTTCCCAGACCACCCTCGCGCTGGACAAGCTGGACCCGGCCCTGGAAGGCGAGTTCGAGGTGCAGGGCGTGGCCGGCAAGCTCAAGGTGACGCCGGTGTTCGCCCGCCTGCGCCAGCACCTCCAGCAATACGCGCCGGAGAAGGCGGTGAATATCTGCGGCACCGACCCGAAAACCATCCGCGATCTGGGCCGGGCGTTGGCCAAGGCGCGCGCCGCCACCTGCGTCACCCAGTCCAACTTTTCCAAGTTCTATCACGGCATCGAGATGGAGCGGGCACAGATCCTCTGCTTCGCCCTGGCGGGGCAGATGGGGCGCAAGGGCGCCGGCTACATGGGCTTCCCCTACCTCTCGGTCGATTCGGTGGGCGCCCTGTCCCAGGCCAGCGGCCAGCGCAATCCCAAGCTGGCCCTGGCGGCCCTGGGGCTGTCCATGGCGCCGGAGATCCTGAAACGGAAATGGAAGGGCTACACCACCGAGATGACCATGTTCGACCTGGGGCGGGAGAAGTACAAGGCCGGCGAATCCATCGCCAGCCTGCTCTGGCTCTATAACCTGGGCGGCATGGAAGACACCTACGGCCGAAGCGAGAAATGGGATCCGGAAATGAAGCGTCCGCTGGATTCCTACATGAAGGAAGCGGTGGACAAGGGCTGGCAGGCGAAGCCCACCGCCCGGCCGCGCATCCTGTTCGAGGCCGGCGGCAACATCCTGCGCCGCTTCCGCGCCTTCGACAAGGTGGCGGACCGCCTGCTGCCGACCCTGGACCTGATGGTGACCATCGACTGGCGCATGAGCAACACGGCCTTGAACAGCGACTACGTGCTGCCCGCCGCCGCCTGGTACGAGAAGGACGACATCACCTGGGCCACGCCCCTGTCGCCCTTCTCCCAGGTGGTGACCCGCGCCGCGGAGCCGATCGCCGAGGCCAAGCCCGACTGGGAAATCCACTGCCTGATTCTGAAGACCATCCAGCGCCGCGCCGCCGAGCGGGGTCTGAAGCACTTCAAGGATCGCCACGGCGAGGAGCGTACCTTCGACGTCTATGACGAATTCACTTTCGGCGGGCGCTACACGGAGAACAACATCGCCGAGTTCCTCGATCTGATCCTGGACGTATCCACCAACGTCGGCGACGTGAACTGGGAGAAGCTCAAGAAGAAAGGCTTCAAGCGCTTCACCGCGCTGGGCGAGAACGACTACCTGAACATCGGCAACGCGACCGACGTGAAGGAGAACGAAACCATCACCGCCGGCCTGTGGCACACCGAGAAGAAGATGCCCTGGCCGACCCTGACCCGGCGCATGCAGTTCTGCATCGACCATCCCTTCTACGAGGAACTGGGCGAGGTACTGCCGGTGCATAAGGACCCGCCCGACATCGGCGGCAAGTACCCGCTGCACCTCACCGGCGGCCATACGCGCTGGTCGATCCATTCCTCCTGGCGCGACCAGCGCCACATGCAGCAGCTGAACCGCGGCCAGCCGGTGATCTACGTCAGCGTCGAGGATGCCGCGGCGCGGGGCATCAAGGATGGCGACCGGGTGCGTCTGTTCAACGACGTCAGCTCCGCCGAATTGATGGCGAAAGTGGCGCCGGCCCACCGACCGGGCCAGGTCACCGTGTACCACGCCTGGGAGCCTTTCATGTCCAAGGGCCGCACCACCTATACCTCGGTGACGCCCAACCCGATCAATCCGTTGCAGTTGGCGGGCGGTTATTTCCATATCCAGCCCAGGGAAACCGAACACACGCCGGGCTCCACCGACCGGGCGACGCGGGTGGAGATCGAGAAGATTCACTGATGACGAGCGAGGGAACAAGCAAGATGTCGAACATGGACGAGGCCGAACTGCTGACGCGGCTGCGCGCCCTGATCGGGCGGAAAGGCACGCCCCAGCGGGCACGCGATCCGGTCAATCAGCCCACCATCCGCAACTGGTGCGACGCCATTGGCGAGACGAATCCGATCTACACGGACCCGGACGCGGCGGCCCGTTCGCCGTATGGCGAGGTCGTGGCGCCCCCGTCGATGCTGGGGGTGTGGACTTTGGCGGGGAACGTTCCGCGCGTCCCCGATCCAAGCTGCCCGCGCAGCCAGGCCATGAAACTGCTGGCCGATACGGGCTACGCTTCCACGATCGGCGCTTACACCGAGGAACGCTACCCGCGGCCTCTGAGGCTGGGCGAGCAGTTGAGCGGCACCCTGTCGGTGGTCGAGATTTCCGACCTGAAGACGACGGGACTGGGTTCGGGTTACTTCCTCACGGCGCTCACCGAGTTCGCCAATCAGCGGGGCGAGCCCGCCGGCACCTGGACGTTCCGCACCTTCCATTTCAAGCCCCGCGAGACGACGGCGGAAGAGCGGGCGCGGCATCGGACCGGGCAGGAGCAGCAGGCCGGACCGGCGGAGGCTGTTTCCGAGCTTGTGTCCATGC
It includes:
- a CDS encoding MaoC family dehydratase N-terminal domain-containing protein, whose protein sequence is MSNMDEAELLTRLRALIGRKGTPQRARDPVNQPTIRNWCDAIGETNPIYTDPDAAARSPYGEVVAPPSMLGVWTLAGNVPRVPDPSCPRSQAMKLLADTGYASTIGAYTEERYPRPLRLGEQLSGTLSVVEISDLKTTGLGSGYFLTALTEFANQRGEPAGTWTFRTFHFKPRETTAEERARHRTGQEQQAGPAEAVSELVSMPDPMARPAPPVRNATTRRYEEVAVGERLPPWSIDVTTRLVVGGAIATRDFEDIHHEVAAARRAGLKDLFMNVLTSNGLCGRYLGEWAGPDARVTGVAIRLGTPNVVGDTMTLSASVTDKQVVDGKGIVTFDLRGANSLGDHVKGTATLELPTGGNH
- a CDS encoding molybdopterin-dependent oxidoreductase, with amino-acid sequence MTLTRRSFIGGALALSGGALALSLVQLQWKGGVGSTGTATPFKFSGVTYTGFEDVYRGKWKWDSVAKGTHFVNCWYQRGCNWNVYVKDGVVWREEQAGIYEPIDPKIPDYNPRGCQKGACYSERMYDESRLRHPLKRVGERGGGGWRRVSWDEALTDIADKMIDVMISSDGPGSIVWDQGTAQTNGGAGLAMLRTTLVLDTPVLDVNTEIGDHRPGLGVTIGKMTFCSSSDDLFHSDLIFIWGGNPIYTQIPNAHFITEARYNGARIITIAPDYSASAVHADQWVPVKVATDAALGLSMAHVMIEEGIYNRKFVQEQTDLPLLVRVDNGRFLRESDMKSGGAEDRFYFYDSTSKAAVLASQTTLALDKLDPALEGEFEVQGVAGKLKVTPVFARLRQHLQQYAPEKAVNICGTDPKTIRDLGRALAKARAATCVTQSNFSKFYHGIEMERAQILCFALAGQMGRKGAGYMGFPYLSVDSVGALSQASGQRNPKLALAALGLSMAPEILKRKWKGYTTEMTMFDLGREKYKAGESIASLLWLYNLGGMEDTYGRSEKWDPEMKRPLDSYMKEAVDKGWQAKPTARPRILFEAGGNILRRFRAFDKVADRLLPTLDLMVTIDWRMSNTALNSDYVLPAAAWYEKDDITWATPLSPFSQVVTRAAEPIAEAKPDWEIHCLILKTIQRRAAERGLKHFKDRHGEERTFDVYDEFTFGGRYTENNIAEFLDLILDVSTNVGDVNWEKLKKKGFKRFTALGENDYLNIGNATDVKENETITAGLWHTEKKMPWPTLTRRMQFCIDHPFYEELGEVLPVHKDPPDIGGKYPLHLTGGHTRWSIHSSWRDQRHMQQLNRGQPVIYVSVEDAAARGIKDGDRVRLFNDVSSAELMAKVAPAHRPGQVTVYHAWEPFMSKGRTTYTSVTPNPINPLQLAGGYFHIQPRETEHTPGSTDRATRVEIEKIH